Sequence from the uncultured Flavobacterium sp. genome:
ATTTAATTGTTTTGTAACAAAAAGTAAATTACGACTACTAATTTATTAAACAATTAAACAATCATTATGAGTACATTTTCATTCAAATCAGTACTTGCGGCTTCTGTTTTTTTTGCTGGAGCAACAGGCTGTTTTGCACAGGACATTTTAGTAAACTCACTAAAACTGAATGCAAGCGAAAAAAGTAAAGAAGCTTTTAAATTTACAGAGCAAATTAATCTGGGAACAACTTCTGTAAAAACACAAGGATCTTCTGGAACTTGTTGGAGTTATTCTACAAATTCTTTTTTAGAGTCAGAAATGATTCGTTTAGGAAAACAACCAGTTGAATTGTCACAAATTTATTCGGCTAGAAATGTTTATGTAGAAAAAGGTGTAAATTATGTTCGTATGCACGGAGCAGTTACTTTAGGTGACGGTGGAGCTTTGCATGATGTAATTAATATGTATAAAAAATACGGAACCGTTCCTAGAGAAGTTTATACAGGATTAAACTACGGAACAGACAAAAATAAATTTGGCGAAATGTCAGCTCTTATCGAAGGAGTTTTGGCTGCTGTTGTAAAAAATCCAAATGGAGAATTGACTCCAAACTGGCAAAAAGCATATGCTGCAGTTATCGATTCTTATTTAGGAAAAGTGCCGGAAAACTTTACATACAAAGGAAAAAACTATACACCACAAACTTTTGCTAAAGAAGTAGTAGGAATCAATCCTGATGAATATATCGAAATGTCATCATTTACAACTTCTCCATATTACCAAAAAACAACTATGATGGTGCCGGACAACTGGTCATTTGATCAGGTTTACAATGTAAAAGTAAATGACATGACTGATGTTATTGACAATGCATTGAAAAAAGGATACACTGTAGCTTGGGCAACTGACGTAAGTGAAAAAAGCTTTAGCTGGAAAAACGGTGTAGCTTATGTACCAACAAAGAAATTTGATGATATGACTGCCGAAGAAAAAGCAGATATGTTCAACGGACCAAAAGCAGAACCAGAAATCACTCCGGAAATGCGTCAGGCTGCGTTTGATAACTACGCAACAACAGACGATCACGGAATGCATATTATTGGTCTTGCAAAAGATCAAACCGGAAAAGAATATTACATCGTAAAAAATTCTTGGGGAGAAACAAACGACTACAAAGGTTTCTTGTTTGTAACCAAAAATTTCGTAAAATATAAAACTACTGCCTTAATGGTAAACAAAGGCGGAATTCCAACAGATATCGCTAAGAAATTAGGAGTTTAATTTTATTCCGATTTTAAAATAAATAGAAAAGCGCTGCAAGTAATTGCGGCGCTTTTTTTTTTGAATTTTTTATGCATTTTGATCTTTCTTATAAATAATTAGCGTTATCTAAATCAGGTATAACTACTGGTTTGAATTGTTTTTTGTATCCATAAATTCGTCATGCTTAAGTAATTAAGAGGCAGTTCCCGAAAAGCCTTAACAGAGTAGGGATATCCAATAAACGATTTAACCATGTCAACAACCCCAGTAATCACAGTACCAATTACAGATCAACAACATCTGTTATTTTTATTTATTCCTTTAAAAAAAGGCTTTTTAACCGAGGCAATGGGAGCAGCCCAAAAAGTTAAAGAAGCTGCAGCTCCATTAACCGCTCCAACCGGAGATTTGCGCAAAACAACCGGAGTGCATTATTTTACGATTTATGCCCAAGCAGACGGAGTTCCGACTCCGGGAATACCTGTTCCGGGATTTCAATCCTTTCCAGGAAAAGATGTATTAGTGGTAACGTCTATATATGATGGGCAGTTTGATGCCTATATCAGTGCTTTTTTTGAAATTGATGCCATTGTGCAAGGCTTAAATGGTTTATTGCATTTAATGGATGAAAGCGGAATTCCAAATGTAGATGCTAATGGAAAAACATCAGCAAATTATATCGCAAAAATGGGAGGAGTTAAGAAAAATGCGCTTGCGTTTTACTGTTTATTAATGCGTTACAATTTTGGAGATCCAATTTTATCTGCCGGAGACAAAAACGGAAAATATGTTTTTGGAACTAATTTTCCAGGACTTACAGTAGCAAAAATCATCGATAACTATCCAAATGCTGATAAAATATGGCCACCAGTTCAGGGTGAAGTAAGTTATGATTTTCCTAAATCTCAAAAACCGGATTGTAAATAGTTTAAAATCTAATTTTAATAAAGATAAACTATGAGCAATTCAAATCAGGTTGAAATGAACGATGTGCAGGGATTAATATTACGGGGATATAATTTCCCTCATATCCGGTACATTATTTTAAGTATAAAAGATATTGCCGGAGCACAAAAATTCTGTTCAGATCTTGCTTCGGGAACTGGTCCCGGAGGTTTGTCTATTACCACTGCAGAGCCTTGGGAAAACATGCAAAAACCGGAGTATTGCCTGAACATTGGTTTTACATATTCAGGTTTACAAACTCTTATAGGCGCAGTTAATTGTGGTACAGTAAATTATTATTCAAGTGATGAGGTCGTTGTGTCTTTTACAAATGGAGCCGCTAGTGATGCGGCTACAATGGGCGATACAGGCGAAAGTGCTCCTGAAAACTGGTGGAAAAACGGAGGCTGGATACCAAAAGAACCACCAAGCGCTGACGGAAGTGAGCTTCATATTCAATTAACACTTTTTACCTTAACGCCCGAAAACAGAGAAAAATATTATTCGACTTTGTTGAGTATGATAGCAGAAACGCCATCTGGACCCGCAGTAGTTCCGGTATATTATCAGGATTCAGATCCTATAACCGTCGATGGAAATTCAGATTATGTACATTTTGGTTATCGTGATAGTTTGTCGCAGCCGCGAATTGATGATATTTTGTGGAATAAACCCAAAATGCTAAAATTAATGGGTGTAAGCACTATCGATGACAGACCAAAAGTACCTCTGGACCGTTTTGTAATCAGTCAGGATGCATCAGATTATAATGCACATACGCTATTGGTAAACGGTACTTTTGCCGCATTTAGATTGTTGTATCAGGACGAAGCTAAATTCGAAGCATTCATTCATTCAGATAGTAAAACTTCGCCCGAATTAATGGCGGCTAAAATGTGCGGACGATGGCGCGACGGCACACCTCTTGTGGTATCACCGGATAAAGAAGATAAAAGTCTGGGAGAACCGAGTACTAAAAACTTCAATTTTACAAATTTCAATTATTTAGCACCAAGCCCAAATCAGCAAGGTGATCAAAGTAGTGACGAACTTGGGTTAAAATGTCCTTATGCAGCGCATATACGAAGAGCAAACCCAAGGGATGACATAGATGTTACCGGAAACAATAATAATGCTCAAACGCATAGAATTTTAAGACGTGCATCGCCTTATGGTCCCGTATATGATCCTGCCGAAAAACCAGGCATACAACGCGGATTGGTGGGATTATTTATTGGTTCTGTTCTTGATTTTCAGTTTCGCTTTGTTACCAAACTCTGGTTAGAATTAGGCGGTTTTAGAAATCCTGATGCTTCGCCCAATAGCAGTGGTGTTGATCCTCTTTTTGGACCACAGGTTGCCGATACTAATCCTGGTGATTTTACTTTTGCCTATAACAAAAATGGTACTTATGATCAAACTCCAAATCTTAGCCGTTTTATACGTACAGATGGAGGTTTATATCTTTTTTTACCCGGAATTACAGGTTTAAAATACATTGCCGAAGGAAAGATTCCAGAACCTCTTACTTATTAAATTGAGATTGTTAAGAATTTACGTTTTTTATACAAAATAAATAGAAAAAGCGCTGCAAGTAATTGCGGCGCTTTTTTTTGAAATTATCCTGGAGTTTGAGATGGATCACTACTTTTTGGGTAAGTTCTTTCTTCTTGAAATTTACCATCTTTTTTGTGAATAATTACATTTGAATTACCATCATAATTTTTTGCAATTTCAATAGTCTTTTGAACAACTTCTTCTTTAGTAGTTCCTATTACTGAAGCTCTTTTACCGTTTTCAAGTTCTCCTTTCCAGCCGTCTTCTGTTTTTGTGACATGATATGTCTTTCTTTCTGCCATAATTTTTTAATTTTAAAAGGTTAATGAAATTTTAATTAGTTGATTTTTTTTTGTTTACTCGTATCCCATCGTAAAAATATTCTATTATATATTTGTCAAAAGTTGTTAAATTATTAATTGAGAGTATTTTTTCAATGCCGATTTTATTGAATAGCTCAATTGTGTTATGAATGTTTAATTCTTTATCATAAAAGTTTATAATTTTATAATTATGGATTTTTTTAGATATCATTCGAGGCATGCCAAATTCTTCTAATTGATAAACTACAGTAGGTAAGAATCCATGAGAGGCTAATGTTATAAACCTTGATATATCATAATTTTTGTCTTTTAAAATTTCTTTTTGTAGGATATTAATATCCGTCATTAATGAAGCTAACTTAAATGTTACTTTTCTTTCTAATTTAAAAAAATCGTCTACTCCAATTTCATATGGTTCCAATTCTCTTAATAATTCAGGAATAGACTTAAACCAATTGTTTCTCAATATTTTAACAAATTCGACAAATGGTTTGTATTCAGATTCCCAGCCTCCAGGTTGAACTTTTATGATTTTGTATAACATTCTATCCCATTTTGAGGTATAGAATGAGTTTAAAAAACCTAAACCATTCCATTCATGCGGACTTGTTTTCATTTCAATTGCAATTCTTTTTATTAATTCAGCATCACTTGATTGAAATATGTTTTGTGATTGTAATCTTTTAAAACTTTCTTCTCCAAGAATCTCAGACATTTCTTCTTTGTAAAGTATTATCTTTGCCACTTGCTCCCTAGTTAATGAACTTCTATATTTTTTTTCGTCAAGATCACCTAAAATTTCATCAGGAAAAGGGATGTCTAATTGTGTTTTTTCTTCAATAGGAGGTTGATCCAAAATAAAGATTTTTCCAATAAAATGTCTGAACATACGGCCTCCTCGACCCATTATGTTTCTATATGTAAAATCATTTAATCTTGCCCGACCTTTACCACTTCTATTAGCCCAGATAATAACATTTTCTGCAGATGTATTAACGCCTTCAATTATCGATGAAGTTGAAATGATATTTTCTAATCCTTCTTTTTCTTCAAATAACCTTACTTGTATTTGGCTTAATGAACGATGTAACCTTCCGTTATGAATTCCTGATCCTCTTTTTACAAGTTTTGTTAGCCCCCAATTGAAATCATAGTTTTCTCCAAGCCAGTTGGAAAAATCATTTAAAATAGGTCTGTCTCTTTCAGCAGAACTAGTTAGTAATAAGTTAGATACTTTTTCAATATTGGTATATGTTCCAGCGTATATTAGTGATTTTGTTGATTTTAATTCTAATATTTCTAAAAGTTTTTTACTTTTTAATTCGTCATCATTATTTATTTCATTGAAATATTCAAATTTCTCTAAGTAAACGGTATTGAAATCAAGGGGGTAAAATTCCATTCCCTCAGTAAATGGATTCTTCTGTAAATTACTAATATTTGGTGCTAGAAAATATCTTTGTTTTGCAATTTTACCTAATTTTAAAATTGCTTTTATAAGAGTAGGAGATCGCTCTTTGTCAAAATTTGAACTTGCTTTATAGAACTCATCAATTATTAAAATATCAAGTTCTTTTATTTTGTCAACATAATTTATTGCTCGTTCTTGAGGAAAAATGAAAATGTTTTTATCTGCCAATTCAACTTCTGTAGTTGTTATTATTTTATATTCGTTTGCAAATTTTTTATATAGTCTTCTTCTTGTTTCATCTGTTAATGCTATTGTTGGAACGATAATAACCACATTTGCTGGCTTATTTATTGAAATGTAAGCGTCAATTACGAAGCTTTTACCGAAACTTGTTGGAGCACTTACAGCTACACTCTCTCCGTTAATAAGTTTCTTTAATAAATTAGATTGTTCACGGTGAAGTGTAAGTGTTTCTTCTTCTCCTGTGTCAACTTTAAATGCTTCATATACAAATCGATCTTTCCAATTTGCAGTTTCTAAATCTAAATATGGATATAATCCAGTTTCTTTGATTAAATGATTAACGAGCTCTGAGTATGGAATGTTTTCTTTCTCGTGATGATCAAGAAGTTTTATTAATTCGTTTCGAGCTTCGGATTCTTTATTTTCAGAGAGAAAATCATTCACTGTTCTGCAAACTTCAAATATTTCCATAATATTAATTGTCTTGTTTTTTGTAATGAACGACATTATCTACAAATGATTCGATAATTGGTTCTTTCTTAGGTATTGGGAAGAGTATAAGATGAAAATGTATTTCAGAATATTTAAAAATAGATTTACCAACTTTATTAATCTGTTTCTTGAAATAGGACTCTGCTCTTTCTTTGTGAAAATCAATGATCTCATCTTTATATGCTTGAGATAATTCATTATTGGTAGCTGTAACTTTGCATTCATGTAGTAAAAGTATCGGAATGTGTAATTTAGGTTTTAGCAAATCTATTGAAGTGCCGTAAGACAATAATTTTGAGATTTCATTATATAAATTTTCTTTACCATTTAAAAAATCTTTTAAATCACTAATACTAGTTATGATGCTATTTTCTTTTTCTAATTTTTCAGTTTGTAGTGAATTTTCAACAGAATTAACAATAGAATATAATCTTTCATCTTCTATACTATTATAAAATTTTGCCTCTCCAAACCAAACAGAAAAAGTTTCGCCTTCTTCCACAATATGTACGCTGTCGGCACCTTTTGCATTGTCTTGTGGGTTTTGCTTATAGAATATTTTAGGGACGACAGGCATTGCATTATAGTGATGCTTCATTATTCCATAAAGTACTATTTCTGCTAATTCGCTTCCTTGACCGTCTTGGTCTTTTAGTAAATCTGTTAAGCGTAATTTTTTAGCAGCTTCAGTCAGACTAGAATGTGATCTGTCAATAAGAGCAAGTCTTTCTTTGTATGATAATGCTGTTTCTGCAATATTGTCCCATATAAAGTCTTGAAACTGTTTGTATCTCCATTTACCATCTGCATAATCATTTATTATGCTTAATACTTGTTTTTTATCTATAGGATTTAAAGCGGAATCTGTCTTTAGTTTGATAAATGAATCGTCAAATAAAACTTCGAAATTGACAATGGTTTTTTTTGCATTCATATTTATGTAGTTGTTCGATTATGGAAATGAGAAAGGTGTAAATAAAATGCTTAAAATCCATACGTATAAATACCTGTTTTTAAGGCTGATAATTTAGATAATTGTAAATGTAGAGTTGTAATTTCTATTCGTTTTACGGTTTTCCATAATTTGCTGAATTAAATTTAAAGTGTAACTTGAAAATGAGAAAAAGTAAAAGATAAGCAGGTCTGTAGGAAATATATGAACAAAAAAAGACCATCATTAAATGATGGTCTCTTTTATCGTTCTTATTAATTTATATATTTTCAAAAAGAAATTTTATTTTCCTTTCAACAACTTCTCCAGATATTCAACTTTCTCTTTTTCAGCCAAAACCAAACGCTCATAAAGTTCCACAACTTTATCAAGAGGATTGAAACTGCAATTGTAATTAAGTCCAGCATTAACAATTCCATTATCTTGGTAAGTATTTCCAATAACATTTAAAACCGCTTCTTCAGAAAAATTCTTAATTCCTTCAACAGACACGCCTAAAATTTCGGCAATTGCCTTCAGTTTTTCCTCATCTATTGTTTCGCTGTTTTCAATAGCCGAAACCGTTTGTTGGCTAATTCCTAAAGCTTGTGCCAATGCTTCCTGTTTCATATCACGAAGTTCACGAATACGGCTAATTTTTCGCCCTATATGATTTGGTTTTGTTAGTGTGCTCATGATTCAAAGATATTTAAAATTCTCGAGAATTTAAGGTTATAGTAAATTACAGATTTGCTTCTGTGCGATACATTTTTTAATGTTTGCAGTGCGCTAAACAAAAATACGATTTTTCGTATAGATAATAATTGAATCTATTATCGAAAGCTTAAATAATAGTTTTAACAGGAGGAAAACAAGCACTTAAACGACTTTTAAAGTCATTCACAGGGATAATAAAGTAAAAAAGAGAACATGAAGTATCTTTATTGTTGCAAACAACTAAATAAAGTCATCATGAAAACTACTACACTACTTTTTACCGTACTTGTATGCGTGTTTTCTTTTAACTGTTTTGCTCAGCGCAGTTCCAAGAGCGCTCCTGTCATTGCAGCAACAGGAAATGCACATTTGCAGTCCAATAATACCTCAGATGGTAATGATCTTGTTATAGAGTCTTATTGTGTCGAAGAAACGATCAATATGACCTTTGGAAGAAGAGTAACCAGATACGAAGTATCAAAACTAGACATGGTTAATACCTACGATCTTGGTCCAAACAATACCAGAACAGTAACTCCAATATACAAAAAGCCAAAAATAAAAACAGTTGAAGTTGGTATGAATTCAAAAGCTTTTGTTGATAGCACCAAAGTAGTTATTAAACCCGTTAAGGTTGAGGTTCTGGCTCCGTCAAAAAAAGAGAAATTTGTTAATATCAATGTTGTAAATACTTATGAGAAAATCATAGACAAGGGTTATAAATCTTTGGATATGCTCAAAAAAGTAGCAGACAAATCCTATTTTGACAATGACATGGAAACCGCAGCCAAATATTACGCACAGCTACTAGAAGAAAATACAGATTTAGATTCCATATACTATTATAGATATGCACAATCCCTAAAAGAAAGCAACCAACCCGAAAAAGCAAATGAGATGATGATATTGTTCGAAAGTAAAAACCTGGCAAATCAGGTTGCTAAGAAGTGAAATTTTATATCTTATTTATAATATAGCTAAAAATAAAAGATACTTATATAAATACAGTAGAAGGTTTATTTGATCACTTTCCTGAAGTCGGGAAGGTGATAGAGCTAGCAAAGGAGTAAAATATCTTATTGATAATAAAAAAGCTCTAAAAGAAGCAAAAAAGGAGAATAAGCAAATTTAAAATATTAAAGTAAAAAAAAAAGACTATCATGAAAATGATAGTCTTTTTTTAAGCTCCCCCTCTTGGGCTCGAACCAAGGACCCTCTGATTAACAGTCAGATGCTCTAACCAACTGAGCTAAGGAGGAATCACCTTAAAGGTAAATATGTTTGCTAAAAAAAAGTTGCTCCCCCTCTTGGGCTCGAACCAAGGACCCTCTGATTAACAGTCAGATGCTCTAACCAACTGAGCTAAGGAGGAAGTTGTTGTTCTTTTTAGCGAGTGCAAATATAGATCATTTTTTAGATTCTCAAAAACATTTTTGCACTTTTTATTAATTTTTTTTTCTACTTCATAATTGCTTTATAAATATCGTTTCCGTTAGCAAACAAAAGGAGTGCGATAAGTAAAACGAAACCAACCATTTGGGCATTTTCAAGGAATTTATCACTCGGTTTTCTGCCGCTAATTATTTCGTATAATAAAAACATCACATGACCACCATCAAGTGCCGGAATTGGCAATAAATTCATAACTCCAAGCATAATTGACAATAAAGCCGTAATTGACCAGAACGTTTCCCAGCTCCAAGAGCTTGGAAAAATGTTAAAAATTGCCGCAAAACCACCAACTTGTTTGTAAGCTTTAGTTTCAGGATTAAAAATCATTTTAAGCTGTTTTCCGTAACCTACTAATTGATCCTTACCTTTTTCTAGTCCAACCGGAATTGATTCAAAGAAGCTATAGTTTTTAGTACTGATCTTGTAGTAACCCAGTTTCTCTAATGATTTCATGTCTAAAGCACCAGCAAACACACCCAATGTTCCTTCTGGAGTAACTTTAAGCGTAATTGGCGTTTCTTTTAAGTCACGTAAAACAACAGCAGAAATTGTTTTTCCTTTATTATTAGCTAAGATTGCTTTTGCTTCGTCAAAATATTTTACTTTTTCTCCATTAAGAGAAAGAATCAAATCTTTAGCTTTCAAATTTTGATTAGGAGATGCATCATCAACTTTTCCAATTGCAAAAGGAATACGAATACTAACTAGCAAACCTTTTTCTTGTTTAGATAACTGATCAACAAAATCATTTGGTATAGTAATAGTTTGTTGTTGTCCGTTTCTTTCAACCAAAACCTGTTTAGCCATGATAATATTCATGTTTAAACTATTGTCGTAGTTCTCAACTTTTTTCCCATCGATAGATACTAGTTTGTCTCCAGTTTTAAAACCCGCTTTAATCATAGCTGGATTATCAACAAAAACACCATCTTTCAAATCAGAATTTGCAATATAAGTATCGCCATAAACAAATGCCATACCTATATATATAATGAATGCCAGAATAAAGTTTACCGTAACACCACCCAACATAATGATCAAACGCTGCCAAGCTGGTTTAGAACGAAATTCCCACGGTTGCGGAGGCAAAGCCATTTGTTCTTTGTCCATACTTTCGTCGATCATTCCAGAGATTTTTACATAACCTCCAAGCGGTAACCATCCGATTCCGTATTCAGTTTCGCCAATTTTCTTTTTTAATAGAGAATATTTAACATCAAAAAATAAGTAGAATTTTTCGACTCTGGTTTTAAATAATTTTGCAGGAATAAAATGTCCTAATTCGTGAAGAATAATAAGTAAAGATAAACTCAATAGAAATTGAGAGAGTTTGATAACTATATCCATTTTGTATTTTTAGTTCGTAATTTAACGCACAAAAGTAACGTTTCTATTTTAATTTGATAGTGCAATATAATACTTAAGGTTTTAAATTCTTGTTAATAATTGTGCTTAACTTTTAATAAAGCCAGTAAAGCTTATTTTGCTTCTACTTAATTAGTAATTCATTCGCTTAAAATGTTACAAAATACCCTATTGTGATATTTTAAAAACTTATTGAGGATGTTTTTTTAAACACCATTACCATAGTTTTATCTTTTTATAGAGGTGGTTAATTCGTAACTGTTTAACGCAGCTTTTTTCAAAATTCTCAAAAGATATATCCTTGTAGTAATTATATTTTATAAGCCATGAATTTTATTAAACAAATTGAACGAATTAAAAGAATACATAAGTTAATAAGTTCTGAGAAAACAGGAACACCTAATGCTTTTGCGAGAAAATTGTTTTTGAGCAGAAGTCAATTATACAATGATTTAGAAATAATTAAAGAACTTGATGCACCCTTAAAATATTGCAAAAAAAGAGAAAGTTTTTATTATGAAAGATCTTTTGAATTGGTACTGCATTATTCTTTAAAAATTATTATAGATGATGAATCAAGAGAAATTTTTGGTGGTTCTAACTTCCGTCCAGTTTTATTAGACGGAACTCTGATAAGTTTGCTGTAACAAAATAGTTCTCGAGAAAATGATTTTTGTTAAGATTATTAATTAACATTTAAAAAATTAAACTATGGAATTATCATTAGTGAATTTAGAAGATTTGAATTTAGTAGAGCTTAATGCTCAGGAAGTACAGGAAATTGAGGGCGGGATTATCCCACTAGTAATTGCAGTTTTCTTATTGTGGGGAACGCACCAAGCTTATTAATTGTTGGAAATTTTAAGGAACGAATTTACTATTTTAGTGATTCGTTCCTTTTTTTATTAATAAAACATGATTAAAATAATTCAAACATTAATACTAATTCGTCTTAGAAAATTTCTGCCTGCTAAGGATAAATTGGCTGTCATGATTTTTCTTTGTGGTTGCCTATTATATCTTTTCTGCTTAAATGAAAAGTTCCAAGTTTTACGAAACTATTCCCTTTTATTTTCTTTAGATATTTTTTTCTACCATCTTAATCGAAAAGATATTGAGTTGCTGAAACTAAATAAGAAATGGAAATTAATATTATTCGGAGAATATTTTATTTATAGTTTGCTCTATTTGCTTTTGCTTGTTATAAACAAAGAATATCTATTGGTTTTAATATATCTTGCTTTAATTACTGCGTATATTGTTGTTATTGTTCCTGAGTCTAATAATAAGATAATTAAATATCCTTTTAAATTATTTGACCCGTTTTGGCATATTTGCTGGAGAAGGAACAAGTTAGTTTTATTTCTTCCAATAACTGTCTTTCTTGTGATTTTAGGAGATTTATACAATAATGAAAACCTTATTATAGCTTCATTTTTTATAACATCATTATTTGGTGCATTGCCTTCTTTTCAAAGGGAATCTATAGAGAGTGTAAAAATTAGTTTTTATTGTGGTAAATATTACCTTAATAATCAATTCAAGACTGTAATTGTGAATTCATTAATGGTAACTATTCCATTAATTGTTAGTCTTCTTGTTTTTCAGAAATG
This genomic interval carries:
- a CDS encoding C1 family peptidase — translated: MSTFSFKSVLAASVFFAGATGCFAQDILVNSLKLNASEKSKEAFKFTEQINLGTTSVKTQGSSGTCWSYSTNSFLESEMIRLGKQPVELSQIYSARNVYVEKGVNYVRMHGAVTLGDGGALHDVINMYKKYGTVPREVYTGLNYGTDKNKFGEMSALIEGVLAAVVKNPNGELTPNWQKAYAAVIDSYLGKVPENFTYKGKNYTPQTFAKEVVGINPDEYIEMSSFTTSPYYQKTTMMVPDNWSFDQVYNVKVNDMTDVIDNALKKGYTVAWATDVSEKSFSWKNGVAYVPTKKFDDMTAEEKADMFNGPKAEPEITPEMRQAAFDNYATTDDHGMHIIGLAKDQTGKEYYIVKNSWGETNDYKGFLFVTKNFVKYKTTALMVNKGGIPTDIAKKLGV
- a CDS encoding DUF2188 domain-containing protein — its product is MAERKTYHVTKTEDGWKGELENGKRASVIGTTKEEVVQKTIEIAKNYDGNSNVIIHKKDGKFQEERTYPKSSDPSQTPG
- a CDS encoding DEAD/DEAH box helicase; protein product: MEIFEVCRTVNDFLSENKESEARNELIKLLDHHEKENIPYSELVNHLIKETGLYPYLDLETANWKDRFVYEAFKVDTGEEETLTLHREQSNLLKKLINGESVAVSAPTSFGKSFVIDAYISINKPANVVIIVPTIALTDETRRRLYKKFANEYKIITTTEVELADKNIFIFPQERAINYVDKIKELDILIIDEFYKASSNFDKERSPTLIKAILKLGKIAKQRYFLAPNISNLQKNPFTEGMEFYPLDFNTVYLEKFEYFNEINNDDELKSKKLLEILELKSTKSLIYAGTYTNIEKVSNLLLTSSAERDRPILNDFSNWLGENYDFNWGLTKLVKRGSGIHNGRLHRSLSQIQVRLFEEKEGLENIISTSSIIEGVNTSAENVIIWANRSGKGRARLNDFTYRNIMGRGGRMFRHFIGKIFILDQPPIEEKTQLDIPFPDEILGDLDEKKYRSSLTREQVAKIILYKEEMSEILGEESFKRLQSQNIFQSSDAELIKRIAIEMKTSPHEWNGLGFLNSFYTSKWDRMLYKIIKVQPGGWESEYKPFVEFVKILRNNWFKSIPELLRELEPYEIGVDDFFKLERKVTFKLASLMTDINILQKEILKDKNYDISRFITLASHGFLPTVVYQLEEFGMPRMISKKIHNYKIINFYDKELNIHNTIELFNKIGIEKILSINNLTTFDKYIIEYFYDGIRVNKKKSTN
- a CDS encoding DUF1837 domain-containing protein, with the translated sequence MNAKKTIVNFEVLFDDSFIKLKTDSALNPIDKKQVLSIINDYADGKWRYKQFQDFIWDNIAETALSYKERLALIDRSHSSLTEAAKKLRLTDLLKDQDGQGSELAEIVLYGIMKHHYNAMPVVPKIFYKQNPQDNAKGADSVHIVEEGETFSVWFGEAKFYNSIEDERLYSIVNSVENSLQTEKLEKENSIITSISDLKDFLNGKENLYNEISKLLSYGTSIDLLKPKLHIPILLLHECKVTATNNELSQAYKDEIIDFHKERAESYFKKQINKVGKSIFKYSEIHFHLILFPIPKKEPIIESFVDNVVHYKKQDN
- a CDS encoding helix-turn-helix transcriptional regulator encodes the protein MSTLTKPNHIGRKISRIRELRDMKQEALAQALGISQQTVSAIENSETIDEEKLKAIAEILGVSVEGIKNFSEEAVLNVIGNTYQDNGIVNAGLNYNCSFNPLDKVVELYERLVLAEKEKVEYLEKLLKGK
- the rseP gene encoding RIP metalloprotease RseP, which codes for MDIVIKLSQFLLSLSLLIILHELGHFIPAKLFKTRVEKFYLFFDVKYSLLKKKIGETEYGIGWLPLGGYVKISGMIDESMDKEQMALPPQPWEFRSKPAWQRLIIMLGGVTVNFILAFIIYIGMAFVYGDTYIANSDLKDGVFVDNPAMIKAGFKTGDKLVSIDGKKVENYDNSLNMNIIMAKQVLVERNGQQQTITIPNDFVDQLSKQEKGLLVSIRIPFAIGKVDDASPNQNLKAKDLILSLNGEKVKYFDEAKAILANNKGKTISAVVLRDLKETPITLKVTPEGTLGVFAGALDMKSLEKLGYYKISTKNYSFFESIPVGLEKGKDQLVGYGKQLKMIFNPETKAYKQVGGFAAIFNIFPSSWSWETFWSITALLSIMLGVMNLLPIPALDGGHVMFLLYEIISGRKPSDKFLENAQMVGFVLLIALLLFANGNDIYKAIMK
- a CDS encoding class IIb bacteriocin, lactobin A/cerein 7B family, coding for MELSLVNLEDLNLVELNAQEVQEIEGGIIPLVIAVFLLWGTHQAY